Proteins found in one Rhodobacteraceae bacterium D3-12 genomic segment:
- a CDS encoding low molecular weight phosphotyrosine protein phosphatase → MRVLFVCLGNICRSPAAEGVFRALSDGTHDTESAGTSDWHIGEPPYAPMIQAAKARGTDLSNLRARQATAQDFTRFDLLIAMDDSNLQTLETLRPAGNTTPLHLFTDFAADCDGRDVPDPYYTRDFDGVLDLIETCANGLNRALADNTITGLTPRS, encoded by the coding sequence ATGCGCGTATTGTTCGTCTGCCTTGGCAATATCTGCCGCTCTCCCGCCGCCGAAGGGGTGTTTCGTGCGCTGAGCGATGGCACGCATGACACCGAAAGTGCCGGCACCAGCGACTGGCACATCGGCGAGCCACCCTACGCCCCGATGATCCAAGCAGCCAAGGCGCGCGGCACCGACCTCTCGAACTTGCGCGCACGGCAAGCCACGGCGCAGGATTTCACCCGGTTCGATTTGCTCATCGCGATGGATGACAGCAACCTGCAAACCCTCGAAACACTGCGCCCGGCAGGCAATACAACACCGCTCCACCTGTTTACCGACTTCGCCGCTGATTGCGATGGGCGCGACGTGCCTGACCCCTACTATACCCGCGACTTCGACGGGGTGCTCGACCTCATCGAAACCTGCGCGAACGGTCTCAACCGCGCGTTGGCAGACAATACAATCACAGGTTTGACACCGCGCAGTTAG
- a CDS encoding TRAP transporter large permease produces the protein MSPFEIGMMSFGAMVVMIYAGFWVPFALMLSSYVGVWAIKGSPLLAGKLLALAAGETISSYFFGVVPLFVLMGYVVSVTGMGRDAFDVANHVFRRLKGGLGIGTVGANAIFAAITGISIASAAVFTRIAVPEMIRHGYNKRFAVGVVAGSSVLGMLIPPSLLLILYGLLTEQSVGDLFIAGIVPGILLALAFGVGIWITAMLWPHRLGDNIEVAAEDALSTGEVMAKGLPIFLLIGLVLGGIYGGFFTPIEAGAVGCLGAIVIGVARRSLSWADFWEVLQDTGLVTAAISFLIIAAQMYSRMLALSGVPAEFGSFVAHAEIGYWGVILAYVLLVVLMGAILDSSSIMLILVPLMLPVVSGMQVDLIWFGIVTVIAVEVGLLTPPFGISVFVIKSALDDPEITLADIFIGAAPFALLMLLVLGLVLVFPVLAIGLI, from the coding sequence ATGAGCCCGTTCGAGATTGGCATGATGAGTTTCGGCGCGATGGTTGTGATGATCTATGCCGGGTTCTGGGTGCCGTTTGCCTTGATGCTGTCGTCTTATGTTGGCGTCTGGGCCATCAAGGGATCGCCGCTTTTGGCCGGAAAATTGCTGGCGTTGGCGGCGGGGGAAACGATTTCGAGCTACTTCTTCGGGGTCGTGCCATTGTTCGTTTTGATGGGATACGTGGTGAGTGTCACCGGCATGGGGCGCGATGCGTTTGACGTGGCCAACCATGTGTTCCGCCGGTTGAAGGGCGGTTTGGGCATCGGGACAGTGGGGGCGAATGCGATTTTCGCCGCCATCACCGGAATTTCGATTGCCAGTGCTGCGGTGTTCACCCGGATCGCCGTGCCGGAGATGATCCGGCATGGCTATAACAAGCGGTTTGCCGTTGGGGTTGTGGCCGGATCGAGCGTGTTGGGAATGCTTATCCCGCCATCTTTGTTGTTGATCCTTTATGGGTTGTTGACCGAGCAATCGGTGGGCGATTTGTTCATTGCCGGGATCGTGCCGGGGATATTGCTGGCGCTGGCGTTTGGGGTGGGTATCTGGATCACTGCGATGCTGTGGCCGCACCGGTTGGGCGACAATATCGAGGTCGCGGCGGAAGATGCGCTGTCGACCGGAGAGGTCATGGCCAAGGGCTTGCCGATTTTCCTCTTGATCGGGCTGGTTCTGGGCGGCATTTACGGCGGGTTTTTCACGCCGATCGAGGCGGGGGCTGTTGGCTGCCTTGGGGCGATTGTGATCGGGGTGGCGCGGCGGTCGCTGAGCTGGGCGGATTTCTGGGAGGTGTTGCAGGATACCGGTCTGGTGACGGCGGCGATTTCGTTCCTGATTATTGCGGCACAGATGTACAGCCGGATGTTGGCGTTGAGCGGGGTTCCGGCGGAGTTTGGCAGTTTCGTGGCCCATGCCGAGATTGGCTATTGGGGTGTGATCCTCGCTTATGTGCTGCTTGTTGTGCTGATGGGGGCGATCTTGGATTCGTCGTCGATCATGTTGATCCTTGTGCCGTTGATGTTGCCGGTGGTGTCGGGGATGCAGGTTGATTTGATCTGGTTCGGGATCGTCACGGTGATCGCGGTGGAGGTCGGGTTGTTGACGCCGCCGTTCGGGATATCGGTGTTTGTTATCAAATCGGCGCTGGATGATCCCGAGATCACGCTTGCCGACATCTTTATCGGGGCGGCGCCGTTTGCGTTGCTGATGTTGTTGGTGCTGGGGCTGGTTCTGGTGTTCCCGGTGCTGGCGATCGGGTTGATATGA
- a CDS encoding TRAP transporter small permease subunit has protein sequence MAEQAQTFDEMPVWYRTLRRGVDGVTVALNVAGTLLIVAVMLLINADVIGRGAFDAPVSGVPEMVSMSIVAIVFLQVAQTFRMGRLTRTDLLLGGLARRSPRARQGLEVIFSLAAIALVWQIISASWPLFQKAWVRGTYEGTIGDFIAPVWPVKLIIVIGCAALLVQLCLHALGAALRFWKGVAA, from the coding sequence ATGGCCGAGCAGGCGCAGACATTTGATGAGATGCCCGTGTGGTATCGCACGTTAAGGCGCGGGGTCGATGGGGTGACCGTGGCGCTGAACGTGGCGGGCACGTTGCTTATCGTGGCGGTAATGCTGCTTATCAATGCCGATGTGATCGGGCGCGGGGCGTTTGATGCGCCGGTGTCGGGCGTGCCGGAGATGGTGTCGATGTCGATTGTCGCCATCGTTTTTCTGCAAGTGGCGCAGACCTTTCGCATGGGGCGGCTGACGCGGACCGATTTGTTGCTGGGCGGGTTGGCGCGGCGCAGCCCGCGGGCGCGGCAGGGGTTGGAGGTGATCTTCTCGCTGGCTGCGATTGCATTGGTTTGGCAAATCATCTCGGCCAGTTGGCCGTTGTTTCAAAAGGCATGGGTGCGCGGCACCTATGAGGGCACGATTGGCGATTTCATTGCGCCGGTGTGGCCAGTGAAATTGATTATTGTGATCGGCTGTGCCGCGCTTTTGGTGCAGCTTTGCCTGCATGCCTTGGGTGCTGCATTGCGGTTTTGGAAAGGGGTCGCGGCATGA
- the rpmB gene encoding 50S ribosomal protein L28, whose amino-acid sequence MSRVCELTGKGPMTGNNVSHAKNRTRRRFLPNLNDVTLQSETLGRGVKLRITAAALRSVDHRGGLDAFLAKAKDDELSDSALKVKKAIKKAQAEA is encoded by the coding sequence ATGTCGCGTGTATGCGAACTGACCGGTAAAGGCCCGATGACTGGCAACAATGTCAGCCACGCCAAGAACAGAACCCGCCGCCGTTTCCTGCCGAACCTGAACGATGTGACGCTTCAGTCGGAAACGCTCGGTCGTGGTGTGAAGCTGCGGATCACGGCAGCTGCCCTGCGCTCGGTCGATCACCGTGGCGGGCTGGACGCGTTCCTGGCCAAAGCCAAGGACGACGAGCTGTCGGATTCGGCGCTGAAAGTGAAAAAAGCGATCAAGAAGGCTCAGGCAGAAGCCTGA
- a CDS encoding site-2 protease family protein, whose protein sequence is MFQTGPIIFRFKGVFGIPVEIGQTLAFLILLFGGLSFVGGGNPMWLAAVIGMILLIIYLHELGHAWACQVQGVPVRRIVLHGGGGFCEQARSATSHQQEFIVAMGPIVNISLWALGSLALDWIGPRGIGGPYGYYYLSLFTTLNLMFFIFNMIPVQPLDGGRLLQLILLRFTSQNMAMRIAGGVGLVFAVLWWPALLYLWLTSGWLLLFVPSIWLHYRMARGELRM, encoded by the coding sequence ATGTTTCAGACCGGACCAATTATCTTTCGTTTCAAGGGTGTATTCGGCATCCCGGTCGAAATCGGCCAAACTCTGGCGTTCCTGATATTGCTGTTCGGCGGGCTGTCCTTTGTCGGCGGCGGCAATCCCATGTGGCTGGCGGCGGTGATCGGTATGATCCTGCTGATCATCTACCTGCATGAACTGGGCCACGCCTGGGCTTGTCAGGTCCAAGGCGTCCCGGTGCGCCGCATCGTCCTGCACGGCGGCGGCGGGTTTTGCGAACAGGCCCGCTCGGCCACGTCGCATCAACAGGAATTCATCGTCGCCATGGGACCGATCGTGAATATCAGCCTCTGGGCGCTTGGCTCTCTGGCGCTCGACTGGATCGGCCCGCGCGGCATCGGCGGGCCTTATGGCTATTACTACCTGTCGCTCTTTACCACGTTGAACCTGATGTTCTTCATCTTCAACATGATCCCGGTGCAACCGCTGGATGGCGGGCGGCTGCTGCAGCTGATCTTGCTGCGCTTTACGTCACAAAACATGGCGATGCGGATCGCAGGCGGCGTCGGGCTGGTCTTTGCTGTCCTGTGGTGGCCCGCGTTGTTATACCTTTGGCTTACCTCCGGGTGGCTGCTGCTCTTTGTGCCGTCGATCTGGCTGCACTATCGAATGGCACGCGGCGAACTCAGAATGTAG
- a CDS encoding C4-dicarboxylate TRAP transporter substrate-binding protein yields MNFVIKSVAVAAMALGGAISVPAAAQAEEMNVTIVAGHPAVFRWVKHANQTFIPAVNKALEGTGHKINWSEQYGGSLAKVGDELEAVEEGLAEIGLISSLFDPAKLSVQNVTYFTPFVSSDSTAVSGWMDKLQASNADMKAAWAENGLEYLGGGIGIDDYLLMTTFPVNSIADLEGRKIGAPGPAVNWLKGTGAVGVSGNLTTYYNEIKTGVYDGVIVFASAALPGKLHEVAPHITKIGFGAQYAGGIAANKDWYDGLAPEVQAALKAAAKADAVAYQQDLDASVKKFLGIMESQGATIKEVDGAFREQWAKGMDNVAKLWAEKLDSEGKAGTAVLKAYMDTMRAAGATPVRNWDQE; encoded by the coding sequence ATGAATTTCGTAATCAAGAGCGTGGCTGTGGCCGCGATGGCGCTGGGCGGGGCGATAAGCGTACCGGCGGCGGCGCAGGCCGAAGAGATGAATGTGACCATCGTGGCGGGGCATCCGGCGGTGTTTCGTTGGGTGAAGCACGCCAATCAGACGTTTATTCCGGCGGTGAACAAGGCGTTGGAAGGGACGGGCCACAAGATCAACTGGTCCGAGCAATATGGTGGCTCGCTGGCGAAAGTGGGCGATGAGCTGGAGGCCGTTGAAGAGGGGCTGGCCGAGATCGGGTTGATTTCCTCGCTGTTTGATCCGGCCAAGTTGAGCGTGCAGAACGTCACCTATTTCACGCCGTTCGTGTCGAGCGACAGCACAGCCGTTTCCGGCTGGATGGACAAGTTGCAGGCCAGCAATGCGGATATGAAGGCGGCTTGGGCCGAGAACGGGTTGGAATACCTTGGCGGCGGGATCGGGATTGATGACTATCTGCTGATGACGACATTCCCGGTCAATTCGATCGCCGACCTTGAGGGGCGCAAGATCGGCGCGCCGGGACCGGCGGTGAACTGGCTTAAAGGCACGGGTGCTGTGGGGGTGAGTGGCAATCTCACGACCTATTACAACGAGATCAAGACCGGCGTTTATGACGGTGTGATCGTGTTCGCCAGTGCAGCCCTTCCGGGGAAATTGCATGAGGTGGCGCCGCATATCACCAAGATCGGGTTTGGGGCGCAATACGCCGGTGGGATTGCTGCCAACAAGGATTGGTATGACGGGTTGGCCCCCGAAGTGCAGGCGGCGTTGAAGGCTGCGGCCAAGGCGGATGCGGTGGCCTATCAGCAAGACCTTGATGCGTCGGTCAAGAAGTTCCTTGGGATCATGGAGAGCCAGGGCGCGACGATAAAAGAAGTCGACGGCGCGTTCCGCGAGCAATGGGCCAAGGGCATGGACAACGTGGCCAAGCTCTGGGCTGAGAAGCTTGACAGTGAGGGCAAGGCCGGGACTGCGGTTCTCAAGGCGTATATGGACACGATGCGGGCGGCTGGTGCCACGCCGGTGCGCAACTGGGATCAAGAGTGA
- a CDS encoding fumarylacetoacetate hydrolase family protein: MRLGTVAFEGRERVVAALDEARMLDLHRAAELAGADAAHFVDMMAVIYGGEEALAEARALIAAADDRAILREEEVAFRPPLMPVQYRDCLVFEEHLFNCLKAFGQDDPQLPPVWYDQPIYYKGNRLSFIGHGQDVQWPGYAEHLDLELEMAVVVGKKGKDISAETGADYIFGYTILNDVSARDAQMREMPGQLGPAKGKDFDTGNILGPWILTADEVAHPVALDMEVTVNGVRWGGGNSASMQHDFAAILAHISASETLYPGEVIGSGTVGTGCGLETGKRLAPGDEFALTIEGIGTLKNRIVRDN, from the coding sequence ATGCGTTTGGGAACAGTGGCCTTTGAGGGCCGGGAGCGCGTTGTCGCGGCGTTGGACGAGGCGCGGATGCTTGATCTGCACCGCGCGGCGGAATTGGCCGGAGCGGATGCGGCGCATTTCGTTGACATGATGGCCGTGATCTATGGCGGCGAGGAGGCGCTGGCGGAGGCGCGTGCGCTGATCGCGGCAGCGGATGATCGGGCCATTCTGAGGGAGGAAGAGGTGGCATTCCGGCCGCCGCTTATGCCGGTGCAGTATCGCGACTGTCTGGTGTTTGAGGAGCATCTGTTTAACTGCCTGAAGGCATTCGGGCAGGACGACCCGCAATTGCCGCCCGTGTGGTATGACCAGCCGATTTATTACAAGGGCAACCGGCTGAGCTTTATCGGGCATGGGCAGGATGTTCAGTGGCCCGGATACGCCGAGCATCTGGACCTTGAGTTGGAAATGGCCGTGGTTGTGGGCAAGAAGGGCAAGGATATTTCTGCCGAAACGGGGGCCGATTACATTTTCGGTTACACGATCCTGAACGATGTGTCGGCGCGGGATGCGCAGATGCGCGAAATGCCGGGCCAGTTGGGGCCGGCCAAGGGCAAGGATTTTGACACGGGCAACATTCTGGGGCCGTGGATTTTGACGGCTGACGAGGTGGCGCATCCGGTCGCGTTGGACATGGAGGTGACGGTGAATGGCGTGCGCTGGGGCGGCGGTAATTCGGCGTCGATGCAGCATGATTTCGCGGCGATCCTTGCGCATATCAGCGCCAGCGAAACGCTGTATCCCGGTGAGGTGATCGGCTCGGGCACCGTGGGGACGGGCTGTGGTTTGGAAACCGGCAAGCGGCTGGCTCCGGGGGATGAATTTGCGCTGACCATCGAGGGGATTGGCACGTTGAAGAACCGCATAGTGAGAGACAATTGA
- a CDS encoding cyclase family protein → MPRRFVDISVPLEMGIVSDPPIMLPEIEYMTHEDTAEQVMAFFPGLQKDDLPGGEGWAVERLQIATHNGTHLDAPYHHHSTMSNGERALTIDEVPLEWCMNPGVKLDFRHMEDGYIVTPGDVEAELKRIGHELRPLDIVVINTSAGAHYGKDDYLMKGCGMGRDATMYLLERGVRVTGTDAWSWDAPFALTARVYAENHDPKIIWEGHRASIEIGYCHMEKLSNLESLPGDGFEISCFPYKIKAASAGFTRAVAIFEE, encoded by the coding sequence ATGCCAAGACGTTTCGTTGATATTTCGGTTCCGCTGGAGATGGGGATCGTGTCGGACCCGCCGATCATGCTGCCTGAGATCGAATATATGACCCATGAAGACACCGCCGAGCAGGTCATGGCGTTCTTTCCGGGGTTACAGAAAGACGACCTTCCGGGGGGCGAGGGCTGGGCTGTGGAGCGGTTGCAGATCGCGACCCACAACGGCACGCATCTGGATGCGCCGTATCACCACCATTCGACCATGAGCAACGGTGAGCGGGCACTGACCATCGACGAGGTGCCATTGGAGTGGTGCATGAACCCCGGTGTAAAGCTGGATTTCCGCCATATGGAGGACGGCTATATCGTCACTCCCGGCGATGTTGAGGCAGAGTTGAAGCGGATCGGGCATGAGTTGCGACCGCTTGATATCGTCGTGATCAACACCTCGGCCGGGGCCCATTATGGCAAGGATGACTATCTGATGAAGGGCTGCGGCATGGGGCGCGATGCGACCATGTATTTGCTTGAGCGCGGGGTGCGTGTGACCGGCACGGATGCATGGAGTTGGGATGCGCCCTTTGCCCTGACAGCGCGGGTTTATGCCGAAAATCATGATCCCAAGATCATCTGGGAGGGGCATCGCGCCAGCATCGAGATCGGTTATTGCCACATGGAAAAGCTGTCGAACCTTGAGAGCCTTCCGGGCGATGGGTTCGAGATTTCCTGCTTTCCCTACAAGATCAAAGCGGCCAGCGCCGGGTTCACCCGTGCCGTGGCCATTTTCGAGGAGTAA
- a CDS encoding NAD-dependent deacylase has translation MKGPIVILTGAGISAESGLGTFRDVDGLWTKYDLNDVATPEGFARDPALVHAFYNARRDNCAGAAPNAAHSALARLQRSYPGEVLIVTQNVDDLHERGGAEHVVHMHGQLNQALCASCDHRWPAPEEMRVGEACPACGAAAARPDIVWFGEVPYHMDAIIDALGRAAVFVAIGTSGEVYPAAGFVDLARQAGAHTVEINLEPSSVVSRFEETRFGPATQVVPAWVESVLAS, from the coding sequence ATGAAAGGGCCGATTGTCATTTTGACTGGGGCTGGAATTTCGGCGGAAAGCGGGTTGGGCACCTTTCGCGATGTCGATGGATTGTGGACCAAATATGATTTGAACGACGTGGCGACGCCGGAGGGGTTTGCACGCGATCCGGCCTTGGTTCACGCGTTCTATAACGCCCGCCGCGACAATTGCGCGGGGGCCGCGCCGAATGCGGCGCATAGCGCGCTGGCGCGGTTGCAACGCTCTTATCCGGGCGAGGTTTTGATCGTGACGCAAAACGTCGATGACCTGCATGAGCGGGGTGGCGCGGAGCATGTGGTGCATATGCACGGCCAGTTGAATCAGGCGCTGTGTGCAAGCTGTGACCATCGCTGGCCAGCGCCCGAGGAGATGCGGGTGGGGGAGGCCTGTCCTGCGTGCGGGGCCGCGGCGGCCCGACCCGATATCGTCTGGTTCGGGGAAGTCCCCTATCACATGGACGCGATCATCGACGCGCTGGGGCGGGCGGCGGTATTTGTGGCGATCGGCACCAGCGGCGAGGTATATCCGGCCGCAGGGTTTGTGGATCTGGCCAGACAAGCCGGGGCGCACACGGTGGAGATCAACCTTGAGCCATCTTCGGTTGTGTCGCGGTTCGAGGAGACCCGGTTTGGCCCGGCGACGCAAGTGGTGCCGGCTTGGGTTGAAAGCGTGCTGGCGTCCTGA
- a CDS encoding copper chaperone PCu(A)C produces MSFKLRFAAAAAAIAFALPAFADGIMVDDPYARTSSAKSTSGAAFMLIHNHTGADDRLIDVKSDVAKRVELHTHLEDSNGVMKMIHVEEGFDLPKDGMIAMKRGGAHVMFMGLNAPLKQGDKVAVTLVFEKAGEVNVEIPVDLERKAKHGGMDHKHEHKPDHKHENSSD; encoded by the coding sequence ATGTCCTTCAAACTCCGTTTCGCTGCGGCCGCTGCCGCAATCGCCTTCGCCCTGCCCGCCTTTGCTGACGGCATTATGGTCGATGACCCCTACGCCCGCACCAGCTCGGCCAAATCGACCTCCGGCGCGGCCTTCATGCTGATCCACAACCACACCGGCGCCGACGACCGCCTGATCGACGTGAAATCCGATGTCGCCAAGCGGGTCGAACTGCACACCCACCTCGAAGACTCCAACGGCGTCATGAAAATGATCCACGTCGAAGAAGGGTTCGACCTGCCAAAAGACGGCATGATCGCCATGAAACGTGGCGGCGCACATGTCATGTTCATGGGCCTCAACGCGCCTCTGAAACAAGGTGACAAAGTCGCGGTCACTCTGGTCTTTGAAAAGGCCGGCGAGGTTAACGTCGAAATCCCCGTCGATCTTGAGCGCAAGGCCAAGCACGGCGGCATGGACCACAAGCACGAGCATAAGCCCGATCACAAACACGAAAACTCTTCGGACTGA
- a CDS encoding arginine transporter has protein sequence MRFIIVLTACVALAACGGYRKADRDLGRTVKTSTTVRTATITGERPALRLASGPISKACLSSDRKARSRERCGCIQAVANDSLNGSDQRLAASFYNDPHRAQVIRQSDNTSHERFWLTYKDYAEKAASVCG, from the coding sequence ATGCGTTTCATTATTGTCCTAACCGCCTGTGTCGCGCTTGCCGCGTGTGGTGGGTATCGCAAGGCGGACCGTGATCTTGGACGCACGGTTAAAACATCAACAACGGTGCGCACGGCCACGATCACCGGTGAGCGGCCTGCGCTGCGATTGGCGTCGGGGCCGATTTCGAAGGCGTGTCTTTCCTCCGATCGCAAGGCCCGCTCGCGCGAGCGGTGTGGCTGTATTCAGGCGGTCGCCAATGACAGTCTCAACGGGTCCGACCAACGGCTTGCGGCGAGCTTTTATAATGATCCGCACCGTGCACAGGTGATCCGGCAGTCAGACAATACCAGCCATGAACGGTTCTGGCTGACCTATAAGGACTATGCCGAGAAAGCCGCGTCTGTCTGCGGTTGA
- a CDS encoding FAD binding domain-containing protein has product MDYHLPQSLEEALGLLAEGGVAPIAGGTDFYPAMGAGGPVASLVDLTRIRGLRGISQDATGGWRIGAATRWSDIVAADLPPAFDGLKAAAREVGSIQIQNAGTVAGNLCNASPAADGVPPLLVLQADVELARAGETRRMPLGEFIKGVRRTALEPGELVVALHIPAIPEGMVGRFSKLGSRKYLVISIAMAAVLVSKDAGGRIDGARVAVGACSPVAQRLPELEAAMIGQLAGDVVVTDAHLSPLSPIDDVRGSAGYRLGAVKELLQRLIGEQA; this is encoded by the coding sequence GTGGACTATCATTTGCCTCAAAGCCTTGAGGAAGCCCTTGGCCTGTTGGCCGAGGGGGGTGTTGCCCCGATAGCGGGGGGGACAGATTTTTACCCGGCAATGGGCGCGGGCGGCCCTGTGGCGAGCCTTGTGGATCTGACGCGGATCAGAGGTTTGCGCGGGATTTCCCAAGACGCGACGGGTGGCTGGCGTATTGGAGCGGCGACGCGGTGGAGCGATATTGTGGCGGCTGATTTGCCGCCTGCCTTTGATGGATTGAAGGCGGCAGCGCGTGAGGTTGGCAGCATCCAGATCCAGAATGCCGGCACGGTGGCGGGCAACTTGTGTAACGCCTCACCTGCGGCGGATGGTGTGCCGCCGTTGTTGGTGTTGCAGGCTGACGTGGAGCTGGCGCGGGCCGGCGAAACGAGGCGGATGCCGCTGGGTGAATTCATCAAGGGCGTCCGGCGGACCGCGCTTGAGCCCGGTGAGTTGGTCGTGGCGCTGCATATTCCAGCCATACCCGAGGGGATGGTGGGGCGGTTTTCCAAGCTGGGCAGTCGCAAGTATCTGGTGATCTCGATTGCTATGGCAGCCGTTTTGGTCAGCAAGGATGCAGGTGGGCGCATTGATGGTGCGCGGGTTGCGGTGGGGGCGTGTTCGCCCGTGGCGCAGCGGTTGCCGGAGCTTGAGGCCGCGATGATCGGGCAGCTGGCGGGGGATGTCGTGGTGACGGATGCCCATCTGTCGCCGCTGTCGCCAATTGACGATGTGCGCGGCAGCGCGGGGTATCGTCTTGGCGCGGTGAAGGAACTTTTGCAGCGGTTGATCGGAGAGCAGGCGTGA
- a CDS encoding OsmC family protein has translation MSEVTLDNAPERAVVEFRCSGHAVGKMRNELDVRMTKPMEERFEMATDEGPFHGGDASAPPPLALFIASLTGCLMTQIRAFARRMGVTIDDLDVETVIEWDWAREGRVYETAPKSFAIDVHVDSADAPDKIEALILAAKRGCFIEQTLGQANRITHRMKRDGAWVEVG, from the coding sequence ATGAGTGAAGTCACGCTAGACAATGCCCCTGAGCGGGCGGTGGTAGAGTTTCGCTGTTCCGGGCATGCCGTGGGCAAGATGCGCAACGAATTGGATGTGCGCATGACCAAGCCGATGGAGGAGCGGTTCGAGATGGCCACCGATGAGGGGCCGTTTCATGGTGGGGATGCCAGCGCACCGCCACCGCTGGCATTGTTTATTGCCAGTCTGACCGGCTGTCTTATGACCCAGATCCGGGCGTTTGCGCGCCGGATGGGGGTGACGATTGACGATCTCGACGTTGAGACGGTGATCGAATGGGACTGGGCCCGCGAGGGGCGGGTTTACGAGACCGCGCCGAAGAGTTTTGCCATTGACGTGCATGTGGACAGCGCCGATGCGCCGGACAAGATCGAGGCATTGATCCTTGCCGCCAAGCGGGGGTGTTTCATTGAGCAGACGCTGGGCCAAGCGAACCGGATCACCCATCGGATGAAGCGCGACGGCGCGTGGGTTGAGGTGGGGTAA
- a CDS encoding GNAT family N-acetyltransferase: MTLSFRPLTDADLPAAAALWHEGWIAGHADFAPPDLIRLRTLESFHDRLSRHMAQTFIAADADRLLGFVMLHDNEIDQFYVAQSARGTGTASALMGEAEARLRAAGHTAVWLACSVGNDRAARFYEKSGWRRGATKDMTFETTAGPFPITIWRYEKTL, encoded by the coding sequence ATGACCTTGTCCTTTCGCCCTCTCACTGACGCTGATCTGCCTGCCGCTGCCGCGCTCTGGCACGAAGGCTGGATCGCCGGACACGCCGATTTCGCGCCCCCCGACCTCATTCGCCTCAGAACGCTGGAGAGCTTCCACGACAGGCTTTCACGGCATATGGCGCAGACCTTTATCGCGGCAGATGCCGACCGGCTGCTTGGCTTTGTCATGCTGCATGATAACGAAATCGACCAGTTCTATGTCGCCCAGTCTGCCCGCGGCACCGGCACCGCGTCGGCCCTCATGGGTGAGGCCGAAGCCCGCCTGCGCGCCGCCGGGCATACAGCCGTCTGGCTGGCCTGTAGCGTCGGCAATGACCGGGCCGCAAGATTTTACGAAAAATCGGGCTGGCGGCGCGGCGCGACCAAGGACATGACGTTCGAAACCACCGCCGGCCCCTTCCCGATCACCATCTGGCGCTACGAAAAAACGCTCTGA
- a CDS encoding TetR family transcriptional regulator: MSGNAAQKPDEAGGARFGAILDAAERVFAESGYEGAALREIANQAGVAQGLIHYHFDNKARLFEKMVARRSGQINEERAERLAVLRAAGALHLEEIVEALFRPTIETGIELAEDGGSFARILVSMANSNDPMARALTETYYDPIAHEYIGALKEAEPGLSQEDAVWAYMFAIGVGMTMMARTGRPKRLSGGVCDDGDADAVLARIVPFICGGVRALI; encoded by the coding sequence GTGAGTGGAAACGCAGCACAAAAGCCTGACGAAGCGGGGGGCGCGCGATTTGGTGCGATCCTTGACGCGGCGGAGCGTGTGTTTGCGGAATCCGGCTATGAAGGCGCGGCGCTGCGTGAGATTGCCAATCAGGCGGGCGTGGCGCAGGGGTTGATCCATTATCATTTCGACAATAAGGCGCGGCTGTTTGAAAAAATGGTGGCGCGCCGGTCGGGGCAGATCAACGAAGAGCGTGCCGAGAGGCTTGCGGTGTTGCGTGCCGCAGGTGCGTTGCATCTGGAGGAGATCGTTGAGGCGTTGTTCCGCCCGACCATCGAGACCGGCATTGAGCTTGCCGAAGATGGGGGCAGTTTTGCGCGCATTCTTGTGTCGATGGCGAATTCGAATGATCCGATGGCGCGGGCGTTGACCGAGACCTATTACGACCCGATTGCCCATGAATACATTGGCGCGCTGAAAGAGGCCGAGCCCGGGCTTAGCCAAGAGGATGCTGTGTGGGCCTATATGTTCGCGATTGGTGTCGGCATGACGATGATGGCGCGCACCGGACGGCCCAAGCGGTTGTCGGGCGGCGTATGTGACGATGGCGACGCAGATGCGGTTTTGGCGCGGATTGTGCCGTTTATTTGTGGTGGGGTGCGTGCCCTGATCTAA